The stretch of DNA AGATAGCCCTTTTGTCCATTGTCCGGGCCCCAGCTATTTTCCACTTTCCACTTCAGCGGCTTACCGTTGGCATCGAGGTCTACGGCCGTCAGCGTCATGGCATGTGTCGATCCGCTGTCGAAAGTGGCTATTCGGTCGGCCTTGTTCATGGGGAAAGTCGTATCGAAAAGCGTAGCATAGTCGAAATTGTTCAAAGCCAGAACGCCGCGATTGCGGTCAAGCTGCTTGCCCACATCAAACGAGCTGTACATTTTATGTCCTGCCTTGATCGAAGCGATGGCCAGCCGCGCCACATCCTCCATGGGCAGATTGAGGTATCGCCAGTTGTGTCCGTCGTAAGAATGTCTGTCGTGCGTCACCTCATACACCTTGTAATATTCGTGTCGTGGGTCGTTCATCACCATCATCGTGGTGGCATTGAGCGATCGGCCCACCGTCTTTTCGTAAAACTGTTTCGGCGTATACGTCTCTACAGGCGTCACCGCTTTACCAGCACTATTCTTGAAAGCATAGGCGAAACTCTTCACCGGCTCGCCCAAGGTGAGAGCCAACATTCGATAGACGGTGGCCAGCATCTGTGTCTTACGGGCCTTTATCTCGGCCGTTTTCTTACCGGCAGCCACCATGCGGCGCAGTTCCAAACCATATTCGCGCAGTTTCGACGACACCAATCTCGACATGCGGTTGGTGTTTTCCGAAGAAAACGTCTC from Prevotella sp. oral taxon 475 encodes:
- a CDS encoding C1 family peptidase translates to MNKNALIWGFCLAIAGSVNAQNKEGGISLQMLETIQQRGKQGPAERALVNAIAANSIDELARTPESRGEVDTYFSLETPKQNIHNQKSSGRCWMFTGLNVLRADFALKNDSLRVEFSHAYLFFWDQLEKANLMLQAVVNCAKKPIGDPEVQFFFKHPLNDGGTFCGVADLAEKYGLVPKSVMPETFSSENTNRMSRLVSSKLREYGLELRRMVAAGKKTAEIKARKTQMLATVYRMLALTLGEPVKSFAYAFKNSAGKAVTPVETYTPKQFYEKTVGRSLNATTMMVMNDPRHEYYKVYEVTHDRHSYDGHNWRYLNLPMEDVARLAIASIKAGHKMYSSFDVGKQLDRNRGVLALNNFDYATLFDTTFPMNKADRIATFDSGSTHAMTLTAVDLDANGKPLKWKVENSWGPDNGQKGYLIMTNDWWNDYFFRLVVDRQFVPQEWQKLSAQKPILLPYDDPVFADD